A single genomic interval of Argopecten irradians isolate NY chromosome 8, Ai_NY, whole genome shotgun sequence harbors:
- the LOC138329669 gene encoding nucleosome assembly protein 1-like 1 isoform X1, which yields MADQEGKAAEAVEEVDDVEEVEEEEGGDAVNVSAPGLVGLLKSPQVLAAVQERLDYLQGAPSGYIQSLPKSVKRRIKALKKLQFEAAKIEAEFYKEVHDLECKYASMYSPLFDKRKDVVTAAKEPTDEECDWPSDDEKDEKDDVKLAEDVKNKVKIEDGEKTEEKTDNEGADVKGIPGFWLTVFKNVEMLSEMIQDHDEPILNCLQDVKVKFSEVESNMGFVLEFYFETNDFFTNTVLTKHYTMKSEPDEADPFSFEGPEIVKCEGCQIDWKKGKNVTVKTIKKKQKHKGRGTTRTVTKTVQNDSFFNFFSPPTVPEGEEEDMDEDLEALLAADFEIGHFIRDRIVPRAVLYFTGEALENDDDFDEEGEEEDGEEGEYDEDADPDYNPQSDSQKPEECKQQ from the exons ATGCAGTAAATGTGTCTGCCCCTGGCCTGGTGGGTTTGTTGAAGAGTCCTCAGGTCCTGGCTGCCGTACAGGAGAGACTGGATTATCTCCAGGGGGCGCCCTCAGGATACATACAGAG TTTACCCAAATCTGTCAAGCGTAGAATCAAAGCCTTGAAGAAACTGCAGTTTGAAGCAGCCAAGATAGAGGCGGAGTTCTACAAAGAGGTGCATGATCTGGAATGCAAGTATGCATCTATGTACTCGCCACTGTTTGACAAG AGGAAAGATGTTGTGACAGCAGCAAAGGAGCCAACAGATGAAGAATGTGACTGGCCGAGTGATGATGAAAAGGACGAAAAAGATGATGTAAAATTAGCT GAGGATGTTAAGAACAAAGTAAAAATAGAAGATGGTGAAAAAACGGAGGAGAAAACAGACA ATGAAGGTGCTGACGTCAAAGGAATTCCTGGTTTCTGGTTAACTGTGTTCAAAAATGTAGAAATGCTCTCAGAGATGATTCAG GATCACGATGAACCTATTCTGAACTGTCTACAAGATGTTAAAGTTAAATTTTCTGAAGTAGAATCAAATATG GGATTTGttctggaattttattttgaaacaaatgaCTTTTTTACAAATACTGTTTTAACTAAACACTATACAATGAAATCAGAGCCAGATGAAGCAGATCCATTCTCTTTTGAAGGCCCAGAGATAGTCAAATGTGAGGG GTGTCAAATAGACTggaaaaagggaaaaaatgtTACAGTAAAAACCATAAAAAAGAAGCAAAAACACAAAGGACGTGGTACAACACGGACAGTCACGAAAACAGTACAGAACGATTCctttttcaacttcttctcacCTCCAACAG TACCAGAAGGTGAAGAGGAAGACATG GATGAAGATCTGGAGGCTCTGTTAGCGGCAGACTTTGAGATTGGTCACTTTATCCGTGACCGGATAGTGCCTCGGGCTGTTCTTTACTTCACAGGAGAAGCTTTAGAAAATGACGACGAT tTTGATGAGGAAGGAGAGGAGgag GATGGAGAAGAAGGAGAATATGATGAGGACGCAGATCCTGATTAtaatccacag AGTGATTCTCAAAAACCAGAGGAATGCAAACAACAGTGA
- the LOC138329669 gene encoding nucleosome assembly protein 1-like 1 isoform X2, translating into MADQEGKAAEAVEEVDDVEEVEEEEGGDAVNVSAPGLVGLLKSPQVLAAVQERLDYLQGAPSGYIQSLPKSVKRRIKALKKLQFEAAKIEAEFYKEVHDLECKYASMYSPLFDKRKDVVTAAKEPTDEECDWPSDDEKDEKDDEDVKNKVKIEDGEKTEEKTDNEGADVKGIPGFWLTVFKNVEMLSEMIQDHDEPILNCLQDVKVKFSEVESNMGFVLEFYFETNDFFTNTVLTKHYTMKSEPDEADPFSFEGPEIVKCEGCQIDWKKGKNVTVKTIKKKQKHKGRGTTRTVTKTVQNDSFFNFFSPPTVPEGEEEDMDEDLEALLAADFEIGHFIRDRIVPRAVLYFTGEALENDDDFDEEGEEEDGEEGEYDEDADPDYNPQSDSQKPEECKQQ; encoded by the exons ATGCAGTAAATGTGTCTGCCCCTGGCCTGGTGGGTTTGTTGAAGAGTCCTCAGGTCCTGGCTGCCGTACAGGAGAGACTGGATTATCTCCAGGGGGCGCCCTCAGGATACATACAGAG TTTACCCAAATCTGTCAAGCGTAGAATCAAAGCCTTGAAGAAACTGCAGTTTGAAGCAGCCAAGATAGAGGCGGAGTTCTACAAAGAGGTGCATGATCTGGAATGCAAGTATGCATCTATGTACTCGCCACTGTTTGACAAG AGGAAAGATGTTGTGACAGCAGCAAAGGAGCCAACAGATGAAGAATGTGACTGGCCGAGTGATGATGAAAAGGACGAAAAAGATGAT GAGGATGTTAAGAACAAAGTAAAAATAGAAGATGGTGAAAAAACGGAGGAGAAAACAGACA ATGAAGGTGCTGACGTCAAAGGAATTCCTGGTTTCTGGTTAACTGTGTTCAAAAATGTAGAAATGCTCTCAGAGATGATTCAG GATCACGATGAACCTATTCTGAACTGTCTACAAGATGTTAAAGTTAAATTTTCTGAAGTAGAATCAAATATG GGATTTGttctggaattttattttgaaacaaatgaCTTTTTTACAAATACTGTTTTAACTAAACACTATACAATGAAATCAGAGCCAGATGAAGCAGATCCATTCTCTTTTGAAGGCCCAGAGATAGTCAAATGTGAGGG GTGTCAAATAGACTggaaaaagggaaaaaatgtTACAGTAAAAACCATAAAAAAGAAGCAAAAACACAAAGGACGTGGTACAACACGGACAGTCACGAAAACAGTACAGAACGATTCctttttcaacttcttctcacCTCCAACAG TACCAGAAGGTGAAGAGGAAGACATG GATGAAGATCTGGAGGCTCTGTTAGCGGCAGACTTTGAGATTGGTCACTTTATCCGTGACCGGATAGTGCCTCGGGCTGTTCTTTACTTCACAGGAGAAGCTTTAGAAAATGACGACGAT tTTGATGAGGAAGGAGAGGAGgag GATGGAGAAGAAGGAGAATATGATGAGGACGCAGATCCTGATTAtaatccacag AGTGATTCTCAAAAACCAGAGGAATGCAAACAACAGTGA